From a single Funiculus sociatus GB2-C1 genomic region:
- the xseB gene encoding exodeoxyribonuclease VII small subunit, producing MSKSTSTSDASKKKRSNAQLPPDWNYEATVAKVEALIRQIEAGKLDLAQVFDEFNTAVEYLRQCETFLQERQQQMNLLIETLEDDSKD from the coding sequence ATGAGCAAATCCACCAGCACCAGCGACGCCTCAAAAAAGAAGCGATCCAATGCCCAACTACCGCCAGACTGGAACTACGAAGCTACTGTTGCCAAAGTTGAAGCTTTAATTAGGCAAATTGAAGCTGGTAAACTCGATCTAGCCCAGGTTTTTGATGAATTTAATACCGCTGTTGAATATTTGCGGCAATGCGAAACTTTTTTACAAGAGCGACAGCAGCAAATGAACTTATTAATTGAAACATTAGAGGATGATTCTAAAGACTAG